One segment of Candidatus Margulisiibacteriota bacterium DNA contains the following:
- the lpdA gene encoding dihydrolipoyl dehydrogenase, with protein MMYDLAIIGAGPGGYEAALYAAKKNLKVVLIEKDLIGGTCLNRGCIPTKAILSSAKAYRLMKSAGKFGIEISEGSLSLSYEKVMARKDSIVDINRKALEGQLRKAGITLVFGSAKIIDVTSISVTGQSDPITARYVIVATGTRTANIGNIEIDHKDILSSDDMLSSQELPESMIIMGGGVMGCEFAFIFAEFGVNVTVVEAQDFLLPLEDHDLSTLVLREMKKKKIKVLTGKKIEKIEHSASGINIIDSDGALHSAQKLLVTVGRRKITDNLGLIETGITLDKQGSIAVNDYMQTSVPTIYAVGDVSGKKMVAHVAAEQGRSVIDHILGVPRKINYKNVPMSIFTIPEIGSVGLTENELINVHLPYVSKQYLYRSLGKAQAEDEIVGLFKILFEPESGVILGVHIMGEHASDIIMEAAIAMETAITVSAFTNVIHAHPTYAEGLRLTMLE; from the coding sequence ATGATGTACGATCTTGCAATAATAGGAGCAGGCCCCGGTGGGTATGAGGCAGCCTTGTATGCAGCTAAAAAAAACCTAAAAGTAGTTCTCATCGAAAAAGATCTTATCGGAGGTACCTGCCTTAATCGCGGATGTATCCCGACCAAAGCCATTCTTTCTTCCGCGAAAGCCTATCGACTGATGAAGTCAGCGGGTAAGTTCGGGATCGAGATATCCGAAGGGTCGCTATCACTTTCTTATGAAAAAGTCATGGCAAGAAAAGATAGTATAGTCGATATCAATCGAAAAGCCCTGGAGGGTCAACTCCGCAAAGCAGGTATCACGCTTGTCTTTGGTTCTGCAAAAATTATTGATGTAACGTCTATTTCTGTCACAGGACAGTCAGATCCTATTACTGCTCGATATGTGATAGTTGCGACAGGTACGCGGACTGCAAATATTGGAAATATCGAGATCGACCATAAGGACATTCTTTCGAGTGACGATATGCTTTCGTCACAGGAACTTCCTGAATCGATGATCATCATGGGTGGGGGAGTTATGGGCTGCGAATTTGCCTTCATTTTCGCAGAGTTCGGAGTTAACGTTACTGTCGTGGAAGCACAGGATTTTCTCCTGCCATTAGAAGATCATGATTTAAGTACGCTAGTATTGCGTGAAATGAAAAAGAAAAAAATAAAAGTCCTTACCGGAAAAAAAATAGAAAAAATTGAACATTCGGCTAGCGGCATAAATATTATTGATAGCGATGGAGCACTGCACTCGGCTCAAAAACTTCTTGTTACAGTGGGCAGAAGAAAGATCACCGATAATCTGGGACTAATTGAGACCGGTATCACGCTCGACAAACAAGGAAGCATAGCCGTAAATGATTATATGCAAACCTCGGTTCCTACTATTTATGCTGTAGGTGACGTCTCCGGGAAAAAAATGGTGGCGCATGTAGCGGCTGAGCAGGGAAGATCAGTTATTGATCATATTTTAGGGGTTCCGCGGAAAATTAATTACAAGAATGTACCAATGAGCATTTTCACTATCCCCGAAATTGGTAGTGTGGGTTTAACGGAGAACGAATTAATTAATGTCCATCTGCCGTATGTAAGCAAACAGTATTTATATCGCAGCTTAGGGAAGGCTCAGGCAGAAGATGAGATCGTCGGGTTGTTTAAAATACTTTTCGAGCCAGAGAGCGGTGTAATTTTAGGTGTTCATATAATGGGTGAGCATGCCTCTGACATTATTATGGAGGCGGCTATTGCGATGGAAACAGCTATAACCGTAAGTGCGTTTACAAATGTTATTCATGCGCATCCTACCTATGCAGAAGGTTTAAGACTAACAATGCTTGAATAA
- a CDS encoding pyridoxine 5'-phosphate synthase has protein sequence MGKHKVLLGVNIDHVATIREARKGIEPDPVHAAVIAELAGADQITVHLREDRRHINDRDISLLRQTIKTKLNLEMAVEREIIDIAKCIRPDSVTLVPEKREEVTTEGGLDVKNNFEAIKNVIHEFESENIEVSLFIDPDSEQLNFSYKAGAKNVEFHTGQYANAKTSNQVAEELERLSRVAGEASNYGIKVKAGHGLNYQNVRAVAGIKQIEELNIGHSIVSRAVLTGLSEAVFTMKKMINE, from the coding sequence ATGGGGAAACATAAGGTTCTGCTTGGAGTAAATATCGATCATGTCGCAACAATTCGTGAAGCCCGAAAAGGTATAGAGCCTGATCCTGTACATGCTGCTGTTATCGCTGAACTGGCCGGTGCTGATCAAATCACCGTTCATTTGCGGGAGGACCGTCGACATATAAATGATCGGGATATAAGCTTGCTGCGGCAAACTATTAAGACAAAGCTTAACCTTGAAATGGCTGTAGAGCGAGAGATTATTGATATTGCGAAGTGCATAAGGCCTGATTCTGTGACCCTGGTTCCTGAAAAGCGTGAAGAGGTTACTACCGAAGGCGGGTTAGATGTAAAAAACAATTTCGAAGCAATTAAAAATGTTATCCATGAATTTGAATCAGAGAACATTGAAGTAAGTCTTTTTATTGACCCTGATTCGGAACAGCTGAATTTCTCGTATAAAGCAGGAGCTAAAAATGTTGAATTTCATACCGGTCAGTACGCTAATGCAAAAACTTCTAATCAAGTAGCTGAGGAACTCGAAAGACTTAGCCGGGTAGCAGGAGAAGCCTCGAATTACGGCATAAAAGTAAAAGCCGGGCATGGATTGAACTATCAGAATGTCAGGGCTGTTGCCGGGATTAAGCAGATTGAAGAATTGAATATCGGACATAGTATTGTTAGTCGAGCTGTTTTAACCGGTCTGAGCGAAGCTGTCTTTACCATGAAAAAAATGATAAATGAATAA